The following are encoded in a window of Candidatus Hinthialibacter antarcticus genomic DNA:
- a CDS encoding VCBS repeat-containing protein, which produces MKRFAMALFAAIASISIVPAAESALEWSVQTINADSKFEAAGVADVNGDGKKDILCGEFWYEAPKWEKHKFASLEEQHEYYDDFAHTMQDVDGDGDIDLVSCTWFSQSVFWRENPGSCCDEWAVHSIDTPGNMETGLEVDINQDGEADFLPNISTAVAWYEKAPKKAAWIKREAGKQGAGHGLGYGDLDKDGVTDLVTPHGWYKGKMNGETMEWTWFGEFELGTASVPIEVHDVNGDGLNDVVWGMGHDYGLYWFEQSLQDGKRTWTKHEIDKSWSQAHYIRMVDLKQNGKKYLVTGKRFRAHNGNDPGADDPLCVYAYEYDSAKKDWKRNTIHEGGTVGFGLNPALTDIDDDGDVDLVLPGKSGLYLIELK; this is translated from the coding sequence ATGAAACGTTTTGCTATGGCTTTATTCGCCGCAATCGCATCAATCTCTATTGTACCCGCCGCCGAAAGCGCATTGGAATGGAGCGTACAAACCATTAATGCCGACTCAAAATTTGAAGCCGCAGGCGTCGCCGACGTAAACGGTGACGGTAAGAAAGATATTCTCTGCGGTGAATTTTGGTATGAAGCGCCCAAATGGGAAAAACACAAATTCGCCAGCCTTGAGGAACAACACGAATATTACGACGACTTTGCTCATACCATGCAAGACGTTGACGGCGATGGCGACATCGACTTGGTATCATGCACCTGGTTCAGCCAAAGTGTTTTCTGGCGCGAAAATCCCGGCTCTTGCTGCGATGAGTGGGCGGTACACTCAATTGATACCCCGGGCAACATGGAAACTGGACTGGAAGTCGATATCAACCAGGATGGCGAAGCCGACTTTCTGCCCAACATCAGTACCGCCGTCGCGTGGTATGAAAAAGCCCCCAAAAAAGCCGCCTGGATCAAGCGCGAAGCAGGCAAACAAGGCGCAGGTCACGGCCTCGGCTATGGCGACCTCGATAAAGACGGCGTCACCGACCTCGTCACCCCGCATGGCTGGTACAAAGGCAAAATGAACGGCGAAACGATGGAATGGACCTGGTTCGGCGAATTTGAACTCGGCACCGCCAGCGTCCCTATCGAAGTGCATGACGTGAACGGCGACGGCCTCAATGACGTGGTTTGGGGTATGGGCCACGACTACGGGCTCTATTGGTTCGAGCAATCTCTTCAAGACGGAAAACGCACCTGGACGAAGCATGAGATTGACAAATCCTGGTCGCAAGCGCACTACATCCGCATGGTTGATCTCAAACAAAACGGCAAAAAATACCTCGTCACTGGAAAGCGCTTTCGCGCTCACAACGGCAACGATCCAGGTGCGGACGACCCGCTTTGCGTCTATGCGTATGAGTATGATTCCGCGAAAAAAGATTGGAAACGCAACACCATCCATGAGGGCGGAACCGTAGGCTTCGGGTTAAATCCCGCTCTTACCGACATTGACGACGACGGCGACGTTGACCTCGTCCTCCCCGGAAAAAGTGGCCTCTATCTAATTGAATTAAAATAG
- a CDS encoding CHAT domain-containing protein, translating to MGEIRLNWSFGEPHENDGGLAVDFYYQTGKHISLQFAWPTRRFTGAGNLPLQTKDVSSGAWFGAWDRQAQETGRRLYELLGAEAQKTLIHTFANLQDDESDRALVLQFPIPSHDAKERCLALEDLPWELLHDGETYLSWRYGLQIIRSHTRDSESINKQKIDVSTWGVILATPFATGNEEALQKIGLPSLPHSVEEIEMLRSLQDWSGGLIRIWPSLSRRRPGGVKTVAQLDAALRSSQGGPKTILHFIGHGVMVDDEPCLCFEDDKGDPDYVSVSRLRTLLTSVQESAPKNKIPAIFFLNACGSSSRGRYSAGFASGLHDLGLCVLGYQAEIEDNDKPILAARRFYQSLCIDQSLQTPHLTPTIVGAVEAARRSLRGPDTDTAPLWGRFRAYIPPGIEFIPRGRGFMERTVQSMYTRFADWLNPSDYTDHLSLGFIIALLSGVLLGVQNLAFILPETVDLSYLTYGEIISELIRIFLIGPLSFLGASLFAAWLTRRNHQKIIHRAESSPASSHDGFPLMPFPLSLFAGAAFGFGFSYSFSRLDLLTAQVVGLANLTTLSAPVFWYGLVGCLSLCLALLLSVSSIYHIRRRDSLHSYGTFYFLSFAILCLITLYVLFISIELDIKHYRKIGWLAGCVAIITIFALSTIKIVKETSWRASKKRKPLIAFSWRKFWPLVGSAILVAFCYIWLEQSARFPTEFIRQTILQRNTEIQADQRTARVIQILERALRQRAVSQAPESLRANAHEDWLLSIVYADSALYQYTQEGDQDLLMECEHLLRQASSLNQEATVRDYRENIAAMVNILRADFMDSNQEKQAAYGAAVKLAERAVAKDPRNFAYLDTLARAEAKLAVLTLDLHLLRKAQAHARQAQWSAFFLRSPRADGIRASIDQLAVFIEEQLHQLTSGGAASGA from the coding sequence ATGGGAGAAATTCGGCTCAATTGGAGTTTTGGCGAACCGCATGAAAATGACGGCGGTTTGGCGGTCGACTTTTATTATCAGACCGGCAAGCACATCTCATTGCAGTTTGCCTGGCCCACCCGGCGGTTTACCGGCGCGGGCAACCTCCCGTTGCAAACCAAAGACGTATCATCCGGCGCATGGTTTGGCGCTTGGGACCGTCAGGCGCAAGAAACAGGTAGGCGTTTATACGAATTGCTTGGCGCGGAAGCCCAAAAGACGTTAATCCACACATTCGCCAATTTACAAGACGACGAATCCGACCGGGCGCTGGTGTTGCAATTTCCGATTCCCTCTCACGACGCCAAAGAGCGCTGTCTTGCGTTAGAGGATTTGCCCTGGGAACTCTTACACGACGGCGAAACCTACCTCAGTTGGCGCTATGGGCTGCAAATCATTCGCTCTCATACCCGCGACAGCGAGTCGATCAACAAGCAGAAAATTGATGTCTCCACTTGGGGCGTCATTCTGGCGACGCCCTTCGCAACGGGAAATGAAGAGGCGCTGCAAAAAATCGGCTTGCCATCTTTGCCGCATAGCGTAGAAGAAATTGAGATGCTGCGTTCCTTACAGGATTGGTCAGGCGGCCTGATCCGAATTTGGCCTTCTCTATCGCGGCGGCGCCCCGGAGGCGTCAAAACGGTTGCGCAATTAGACGCCGCGTTGCGTTCGTCTCAAGGCGGTCCCAAAACCATTCTGCATTTCATCGGCCACGGCGTGATGGTGGATGACGAGCCGTGTTTATGTTTTGAGGATGATAAGGGTGATCCTGATTATGTTTCGGTCTCGCGGCTGAGAACACTACTGACTTCCGTCCAGGAAAGTGCGCCAAAGAACAAGATTCCAGCCATATTCTTTTTAAACGCATGCGGTTCTTCCAGCCGGGGCCGCTACTCGGCGGGTTTCGCGTCCGGCCTGCATGACCTGGGATTGTGCGTCTTGGGGTATCAAGCCGAGATTGAAGATAACGACAAACCCATTTTGGCGGCGCGGCGCTTTTATCAATCCCTTTGTATTGACCAGTCTTTGCAAACGCCCCATCTGACGCCAACCATCGTCGGCGCGGTCGAAGCGGCGCGGCGTTCGCTGCGCGGGCCGGACACGGATACGGCGCCGTTATGGGGGCGCTTTCGCGCGTATATCCCGCCAGGGATCGAATTCATCCCACGCGGGCGCGGTTTCATGGAACGCACCGTGCAAAGTATGTACACCCGCTTCGCCGACTGGCTGAACCCAAGCGATTACACCGACCACCTCTCGCTCGGTTTTATCATCGCCCTGTTGAGCGGCGTATTGTTGGGCGTTCAAAACCTTGCATTCATCCTGCCGGAAACCGTCGATCTCAGTTATCTGACGTACGGTGAAATCATCAGTGAATTAATCCGCATCTTTCTCATCGGCCCGCTGTCATTTCTGGGCGCGTCGCTGTTCGCTGCATGGTTGACCCGGCGCAACCATCAAAAGATTATCCATCGCGCAGAATCATCCCCCGCTTCTTCTCATGATGGTTTTCCGCTCATGCCGTTCCCGTTATCGTTGTTTGCGGGCGCCGCGTTTGGGTTTGGATTTTCCTATTCATTTTCCCGTTTGGATTTACTGACCGCGCAAGTCGTTGGGCTGGCGAACCTCACAACGCTTTCCGCGCCGGTGTTCTGGTATGGGCTGGTTGGATGTTTGAGTTTGTGCCTAGCGCTATTGTTGTCGGTTTCCAGCATCTATCACATCCGGCGGCGCGACTCACTCCACTCGTACGGCACCTTCTATTTTCTTTCGTTCGCCATTCTCTGTTTGATTACTCTCTATGTGCTATTCATCTCAATCGAACTGGATATTAAGCACTACCGCAAAATCGGCTGGTTGGCGGGTTGCGTCGCCATCATCACGATATTTGCCTTAAGCACCATCAAAATCGTCAAGGAAACTTCCTGGCGCGCATCAAAAAAGCGTAAGCCATTGATCGCTTTTTCCTGGCGCAAATTCTGGCCATTGGTCGGCAGCGCCATCCTGGTGGCGTTCTGTTATATCTGGCTTGAACAATCAGCGCGTTTCCCCACCGAATTCATCCGCCAGACCATCTTGCAACGCAATACAGAAATCCAGGCGGACCAACGGACCGCGCGCGTTATACAGATACTCGAACGCGCCTTGCGCCAACGGGCCGTCAGCCAAGCCCCGGAATCTCTACGCGCAAACGCGCATGAAGACTGGCTGCTTAGCATCGTCTATGCTGATAGCGCCCTGTATCAATACACGCAGGAAGGCGATCAGGACTTATTGATGGAATGCGAACACTTGCTGCGCCAGGCGTCTTCGTTGAACCAGGAAGCGACCGTACGCGATTACCGTGAGAATATCGCAGCCATGGTCAATATCCTTCGCGCCGACTTCATGGATAGCAATCAAGAAAAACAGGCCGCGTATGGCGCCGCAGTCAAACTGGCAGAACGCGCCGTCGCCAAAGACCCGCGCAATTTCGCTTACTTAGATACCTTGGCGCGAGCAGAAGCCAAACTGGCCGTTTTAACGCTCGATCTTCACCTTCTGCGCAAAGCGCAAGCGCACGCGCGCCAAGCGCAATGGAGCGCCTTCTTCCTACGCAGCCCGCGCGCAGACGGCATTCGAGCTTCCATCGACCAACTCGCCGTTTTTATTGAAGAACAACTACACCAACTCACCAGCGGCGGGGCTGCGTCCGGCGCATAG
- a CDS encoding aldo/keto reductase: MKRRTLGQSGIEASVIVLGTWAIGGTWWGGTDEAASIDAIRAAIDNGVNCIDTAAVYGFGVSETLVGKAIEGRRDQVVIATKCGLRWDFDKGEHFFDLEGKSVNRHLAADSIRWEVEQSLARLNIDCIDLYQTHWQDPTIPAEETMATLQDLKREGKIRAIGVSNCDAERMKQYASAGPLDCDQEKFSMLDPEIKEDQLPHCMENNIALLAYSPMAMGLLTGKLTPERKLKEGDVRLVRSRFSTENRARVLAMLNEFQPIAEHYELTIAQLVLAWTIAQPGVTHVLAGARNADQALENVKAGNTEISENDLTAIDKILEKHRTTIE, translated from the coding sequence ATGAAGCGTCGCACATTAGGACAGTCCGGCATTGAAGCCAGCGTAATCGTATTGGGCACATGGGCCATCGGCGGTACCTGGTGGGGCGGAACCGATGAAGCCGCGTCGATTGATGCGATTCGCGCCGCCATCGACAACGGCGTCAACTGTATCGACACCGCCGCCGTTTATGGTTTCGGCGTCTCTGAAACTCTCGTCGGCAAAGCCATCGAAGGCCGACGCGACCAAGTCGTCATCGCGACCAAGTGCGGCCTACGTTGGGATTTTGACAAAGGCGAACACTTTTTTGATCTTGAAGGCAAATCGGTGAACCGTCACTTGGCCGCCGATTCGATCCGTTGGGAAGTCGAACAAAGTTTGGCGCGGCTCAACATTGATTGCATTGATCTCTACCAAACCCATTGGCAAGACCCAACAATCCCCGCTGAAGAAACAATGGCGACATTACAAGACCTCAAGCGCGAGGGAAAAATTCGCGCCATCGGCGTAAGCAATTGCGACGCAGAGCGAATGAAGCAATACGCCAGCGCCGGCCCGTTAGATTGCGATCAGGAAAAATTCAGCATGTTGGACCCTGAAATCAAAGAAGACCAACTGCCGCATTGCATGGAAAATAACATCGCGCTTCTCGCGTACTCACCAATGGCGATGGGGCTGCTGACAGGCAAACTAACACCGGAGCGCAAATTGAAAGAGGGAGACGTCCGGCTAGTGCGCTCTCGTTTCAGCACAGAAAATCGCGCGCGCGTTCTGGCGATGTTGAACGAGTTCCAACCGATTGCCGAACACTATGAATTAACCATCGCCCAATTGGTTCTCGCTTGGACAATCGCTCAACCCGGCGTCACTCACGTCTTGGCGGGTGCGCGAAATGCAGATCAAGCGCTGGAAAACGTCAAAGCAGGCAATACGGAAATCAGCGAAAATGATTTAACCGCTATCGACAAAATTTTAGAGAAACACCGAACGACTATCGAGTAA
- a CDS encoding TlpA disulfide reductase family protein — protein sequence MVRNFFSVFVVLILCAMLLSPSAFTAEDTPPLLGEIAPDIQTKTIENKDFKMKDLRGKLVLVDFWATWCPPCKAELPHLREIYAKYHKKGLEIVSISAESVNTIQPFAKAKKMDWIHISDTHKRLLAKYSVESYPSPFLIGPDGKLLEKHVPLRLHFLEKTIEEHIGKVDPKVLKKEDAAE from the coding sequence ATGGTTCGTAATTTCTTTTCTGTATTTGTTGTATTAATTTTATGCGCAATGCTGCTTTCTCCAAGTGCATTCACCGCAGAAGATACGCCGCCGCTGTTGGGCGAAATCGCCCCGGATATTCAAACCAAAACAATCGAAAACAAAGATTTTAAGATGAAAGACCTGAGAGGCAAATTGGTCTTGGTTGATTTTTGGGCGACATGGTGCCCGCCGTGTAAGGCGGAGTTGCCCCACTTGAGAGAGATATATGCTAAGTACCATAAAAAAGGCCTGGAAATCGTAAGCATCTCTGCGGAAAGCGTCAATACAATTCAGCCTTTCGCAAAAGCCAAAAAAATGGATTGGATTCATATCAGCGATACGCACAAACGGCTGTTAGCGAAATATAGCGTTGAGTCTTATCCATCGCCTTTTTTAATTGGGCCTGATGGTAAGCTGCTTGAGAAACATGTTCCATTGCGGTTGCATTTTCTCGAGAAAACGATTGAAGAACATATCGGCAAAGTAGACCCCAAAGTATTAAAAAAAGAAGACGCTGCTGAGTAA
- a CDS encoding ArgE/DapE family deacylase: protein MNLKPLTTRTDGMLKYLKERRSGIIDLTQAICSFPTENPPGRDFKACAGFLKDVVEDMGMNVRMLRVPNAYQEKYAPKETLGYPRYNVIALWDVGADRTLHFNSHYDVVPASPNWKTDPFRPVLKSTRLYGRGTEDMKGCLAASIFAVKAIQAEGVQPPWNIELSFTADEEIGGACGVGYLTKEKIVSPDACVVCEGGSGDTVAYGHRGVLWGDVHIRGVAAHGSNPASGVNAFEHGVKLAESFRELHAQHQQRKTNEMMNNAAAKHPTLTLGGVSGGGSKVNIIPDSFHFTFDRRLLAEEDVKELSNEYDALLQSAIKRDKNLDASINYTMAFNAGYTDPKHPFCKIAQKAASTVYGSRAKLRMFGAFTDLHFFTNYANCPAIGYGVEGAGLHGDKEHCDVNSLVKTARVYAEIAMNMP, encoded by the coding sequence ATGAATCTAAAACCGTTGACCACTCGCACAGATGGAATGTTGAAATATTTGAAAGAGCGCCGAAGCGGAATTATTGATCTAACTCAGGCGATCTGTTCGTTTCCGACGGAAAATCCTCCGGGGCGAGACTTCAAAGCCTGTGCGGGTTTTCTGAAAGACGTAGTCGAAGACATGGGGATGAACGTGCGCATGTTGCGCGTCCCGAACGCATACCAAGAGAAATACGCTCCGAAAGAAACGCTCGGCTACCCGCGCTATAACGTGATCGCCCTTTGGGACGTCGGCGCGGATCGCACGCTGCATTTCAATAGCCATTACGATGTAGTGCCCGCCTCGCCTAATTGGAAAACGGACCCGTTCCGGCCCGTATTGAAAAGTACGCGTTTGTACGGCAGAGGGACGGAAGACATGAAAGGCTGTTTGGCGGCCTCAATTTTCGCCGTGAAGGCCATACAAGCCGAAGGCGTCCAACCGCCCTGGAACATCGAACTCTCTTTTACCGCTGATGAAGAAATCGGCGGCGCCTGCGGCGTTGGCTATTTAACTAAAGAAAAAATCGTTTCGCCTGACGCCTGCGTTGTCTGCGAAGGCGGTAGCGGCGATACAGTTGCCTACGGGCATCGCGGCGTATTGTGGGGCGATGTCCATATTCGCGGCGTAGCGGCGCACGGCTCGAACCCCGCTTCCGGTGTGAACGCCTTTGAACACGGCGTCAAACTCGCCGAAAGTTTTCGTGAGTTACACGCCCAACATCAACAACGCAAAACAAACGAAATGATGAATAACGCCGCAGCCAAACACCCGACGCTTACGCTGGGCGGCGTATCGGGCGGCGGCTCCAAGGTCAATATTATCCCAGACTCGTTTCATTTCACCTTTGACCGTCGGCTGCTTGCGGAAGAAGATGTAAAAGAACTGAGTAACGAGTATGACGCATTGCTTCAATCCGCCATAAAGCGCGACAAGAACTTAGACGCGTCGATCAACTATACGATGGCGTTTAATGCGGGATATACCGATCCCAAACATCCGTTCTGTAAAATCGCCCAGAAGGCAGCGTCAACCGTCTATGGCTCACGCGCAAAATTACGAATGTTCGGCGCTTTCACTGACTTGCACTTTTTCACGAATTACGCCAATTGCCCGGCGATCGGTTATGGCGTTGAAGGCGCGGGACTTCATGGCGACAAAGAACATTGCGATGTGAACTCATTGGTTAAAACAGCGCGGGTCTATGCGGAAATTGCGATGAATATGCCTTAG
- a CDS encoding YfhO family protein gives MANPPICEVPRWQRFDAVSVLLLIAIAMLCNSSIAFLGQLPLDSDSLLFFYPQVAMQGDADVGLWNPYQFCGFPRDANPQAQLLYWPAWIAMLLPAQTAFPILIIAHYALGGIGMYLLLRGLRLSPLAALFGASAFLLNTYWRCKITNLGILEGAAWAPAFLYFNLLALQRGSYIPLMVASLFLSMTILAGVPHTAAYLLLLSFILHIGFTSFNTRSLGRSLSMYAAMVLTALLLSCGMLIPALFNLPATVRTELGLHEALAGSIPLADLWKCFIGGLSQPGISRLDPWEGTCYIGATALLLLPIGWKTMPRQLRWPLTFAVIFAALLTAGRQGVLYPLMYQWLLGWNALNLPNRSLLMAAMALPIFAGFGAEALLNMSPSPRRSVVLLTGGLIASAIWLCAAWSNPTLFSTLVHSGLTQPFQPGAYSDGAWALFTCCLWIGLTLLVIACMARNWIKPNVCLSILVLLIAAQSAQYTQRLFLETTPSTYMQAPRTARAIHDWQSAQPFARMCGFDPTLDSGMDIRMRYVRPVISPRLNEVFQVYDAQGYDPLIPKQYAELTRAWAGHSEIVHPDRNIRFKTLPPRMLDMLGVGAIVGRPNTLTLYQGQVAIDEPSRVETSLQQPQRIESLLLRWVTVGAGRLQQGAQIGRVHLLSASQTVQTFPVRIGVDVADQFVQYGPDTAAHRPATEYRWFPIPSRFGYLKARQYEAIYPVQTNQAIDAVSIELTTSNISLLVYGVFADASQNTLPRITDAAEVSVWKNETCPGMAYLSRSPIEYERIETMIEQMNEWPHDQPLPVFFDKNDGPAPERAANSQRLQGNATIEYNRNHSDSFTLDIQADFDAILAVAEGYSPHWTATQDGKPLTVYRANHALMAVQVSAGTHEIEFQYFPKLYYYGCSLSTTALLLIFSLLFLYPRLWLLRERETERNGSQS, from the coding sequence ATGGCGAACCCGCCAATCTGTGAAGTTCCCCGTTGGCAACGCTTTGACGCCGTCAGCGTCTTGCTGTTGATTGCAATCGCGATGCTCTGTAATTCGTCCATTGCATTTTTAGGGCAACTGCCGCTGGACTCTGATTCCCTGCTGTTTTTCTATCCCCAGGTTGCAATGCAAGGCGATGCGGATGTTGGCTTATGGAACCCCTACCAATTCTGCGGGTTCCCCCGCGACGCCAATCCGCAAGCGCAGCTGCTCTATTGGCCCGCCTGGATCGCGATGTTGTTGCCCGCGCAAACGGCGTTTCCTATTTTAATCATTGCTCATTATGCGCTGGGCGGAATTGGCATGTATTTGTTGTTGCGCGGGCTTCGCCTGTCGCCGCTGGCTGCGCTCTTCGGCGCGTCCGCGTTTTTATTGAACACCTACTGGCGATGTAAAATCACAAACCTGGGCATTCTCGAAGGCGCCGCCTGGGCGCCGGCGTTTCTCTATTTTAATTTATTGGCGCTGCAACGCGGTTCTTATATTCCACTGATGGTCGCAAGTTTGTTTCTCTCCATGACAATCTTAGCGGGCGTTCCACATACAGCAGCGTACCTACTGCTATTGTCTTTCATTTTGCATATTGGGTTCACTTCCTTCAACACGCGATCTCTTGGTCGTTCATTGTCTATGTACGCCGCAATGGTTTTGACAGCGCTGTTATTATCCTGCGGGATGCTCATCCCCGCTCTGTTCAATCTGCCTGCCACCGTACGCACCGAGTTGGGATTACATGAGGCGCTAGCAGGGTCAATTCCTCTTGCGGATTTATGGAAGTGCTTTATCGGCGGATTAAGCCAGCCGGGTATTTCCCGTCTCGACCCTTGGGAAGGAACCTGCTACATCGGCGCAACCGCGCTCTTGCTTTTGCCGATTGGCTGGAAGACGATGCCGCGCCAATTGCGTTGGCCGCTGACTTTCGCCGTTATCTTCGCCGCATTATTGACCGCAGGCAGGCAAGGGGTTCTCTACCCCCTGATGTATCAATGGCTGCTCGGTTGGAACGCACTCAATCTACCCAACCGGTCCTTATTGATGGCGGCAATGGCCCTGCCAATTTTTGCAGGCTTCGGCGCGGAAGCGTTGTTAAATATGTCCCCCTCTCCCCGCCGCAGCGTTGTGCTGTTGACGGGCGGTTTGATCGCGTCCGCCATCTGGCTGTGCGCAGCGTGGAGCAACCCCACGTTGTTTTCGACTCTGGTTCATTCTGGATTAACGCAACCCTTTCAGCCCGGCGCCTACAGCGATGGAGCCTGGGCGCTATTCACCTGTTGTTTATGGATCGGCCTCACGCTGCTTGTAATTGCGTGCATGGCGAGAAATTGGATCAAACCCAACGTATGCCTATCCATTTTGGTACTGCTCATTGCCGCGCAATCGGCGCAATACACGCAACGCTTATTTTTAGAAACAACGCCTTCGACATACATGCAAGCGCCGCGCACCGCCCGGGCGATCCATGATTGGCAAAGCGCTCAACCGTTCGCGCGGATGTGCGGGTTTGACCCAACTCTCGACAGTGGAATGGACATCCGTATGCGTTACGTCCGTCCCGTGATCTCCCCCCGGCTCAATGAAGTCTTTCAAGTATATGACGCTCAAGGCTATGACCCGTTAATTCCAAAACAGTATGCCGAACTCACTCGCGCTTGGGCGGGTCACTCAGAGATCGTCCACCCCGACCGTAATATCCGCTTTAAGACGCTGCCGCCGCGCATGTTGGATATGCTCGGCGTCGGCGCAATCGTGGGCCGCCCCAACACGCTGACGCTCTATCAAGGACAAGTGGCGATTGATGAACCAAGCCGGGTAGAAACCTCGCTTCAACAACCGCAACGGATCGAGAGCCTGTTATTGCGTTGGGTCACGGTCGGCGCGGGGCGACTGCAACAAGGCGCGCAGATTGGCCGCGTCCATCTTCTCAGCGCATCGCAAACCGTACAGACGTTTCCGGTTCGCATCGGCGTCGACGTTGCCGACCAGTTCGTCCAATATGGGCCGGATACAGCGGCGCACCGCCCGGCAACAGAATATCGCTGGTTTCCAATTCCCTCCCGGTTTGGATACCTCAAAGCGCGGCAGTATGAGGCGATATACCCCGTACAGACCAACCAGGCGATAGACGCCGTTTCCATCGAACTCACAACATCTAATATTTCTTTGCTGGTTTACGGCGTATTTGCCGACGCATCTCAAAACACGCTGCCGCGAATCACCGATGCAGCCGAAGTCTCAGTTTGGAAGAATGAAACATGTCCCGGCATGGCGTACTTAAGCCGTTCTCCGATTGAATATGAGCGCATCGAAACCATGATTGAGCAAATGAATGAATGGCCGCACGATCAACCGCTGCCCGTCTTCTTTGATAAAAACGACGGCCCCGCGCCGGAACGCGCCGCCAACTCGCAACGGCTGCAAGGCAACGCAACCATTGAATACAACCGAAACCACTCGGATTCTTTCACGCTTGATATTCAGGCGGATTTCGACGCGATACTCGCAGTCGCCGAAGGCTATTCACCTCATTGGACGGCGACGCAAGATGGAAAACCACTCACCGTCTACCGCGCCAATCATGCACTCATGGCCGTCCAAGTGAGCGCCGGGACGCATGAAATTGAGTTTCAGTATTTCCCAAAACTCTATTATTATGGATGCTCACTCAGCACGACGGCGCTTTTGTTAATTTTTTCGTTGTTGTTTCTATACCCCCGCTTATGGCTGCTTCGCGAAAGAGAAACCGAACGCAATGGAAGTCAATCATGA
- a CDS encoding sugar transferase, with product MTKQKRGVPKGPFWKFAFVDLAIVFLSLGAAFSIHIREISTQNLNVYIQLLPLIVMIRLTSYFAFRLYDYSRPVTQFDILYMTFWANLAAHGIESLLILYTGTYFSDRAVLGWAPLHTPNPDATAYQISRIILALNFFNSWLLSALWRMLYLYRRLRWGYDRTRLLIVGAGPLGESVHRDIEQYSRLGHHVVGLVDDDLEPGSDNAQVLGVMNDLPQLVEREEIDEIIVTSRRATRQTMLEILTQCRSTGCKVYLLPELYEVAIGQVEIGQVAGIPLITVGMAPWSDWKRFVKRSFDLVFSMIALIALFPVLLVTAIAITLDSRGPVFYQQTRVGRDGALFRILKFRTMRQDAETKTGPVLADEEDPRVTRIGRILRRVHLDELPQLINVFKGEMSLVGPRPERPHFVEKYRKDIPLYRLRESIRPGMTGLAQIHGFYKTPMEHKLRYDLAYVNNMTFLLDIKIIFNTVRVSLSGHGTI from the coding sequence ATGACGAAACAAAAGAGGGGCGTGCCAAAAGGCCCGTTTTGGAAATTTGCCTTTGTTGACTTGGCGATTGTTTTTCTTTCGCTCGGCGCCGCTTTTTCCATACACATCCGCGAGATTTCCACGCAAAACCTGAACGTCTATATTCAATTGCTGCCGCTGATTGTGATGATTCGCCTGACATCGTATTTCGCTTTCCGGTTATATGACTATAGCCGCCCCGTGACCCAATTTGATATTTTGTATATGACGTTTTGGGCGAACCTGGCCGCGCACGGCATCGAAAGTTTGTTAATTCTCTATACGGGGACGTATTTCTCTGACCGCGCCGTATTAGGATGGGCGCCGCTTCACACCCCGAACCCTGACGCCACCGCCTACCAAATATCACGAATCATTCTAGCGCTCAATTTCTTCAATAGCTGGTTGCTGTCGGCGTTGTGGCGCATGTTGTATTTATATCGCCGCTTGCGCTGGGGCTATGACCGCACCCGCTTATTAATCGTTGGCGCCGGGCCGTTAGGCGAGAGCGTCCATCGCGACATTGAGCAATACTCACGGCTTGGTCATCACGTCGTCGGTTTGGTGGATGATGATCTCGAACCGGGGTCGGACAATGCGCAGGTATTGGGAGTAATGAATGATCTTCCGCAGCTCGTTGAACGCGAAGAAATTGACGAAATTATTGTGACCAGTCGTCGGGCGACCCGCCAAACGATGCTAGAAATTCTTACTCAATGCCGTTCGACTGGGTGCAAGGTGTACTTACTGCCGGAACTCTATGAAGTCGCCATTGGGCAAGTTGAGATTGGACAAGTGGCGGGCATCCCGCTGATTACAGTCGGTATGGCGCCGTGGAGCGACTGGAAGCGTTTCGTGAAACGCAGCTTTGATCTGGTGTTTTCGATGATTGCTTTGATTGCGCTATTTCCCGTTTTATTGGTGACGGCGATTGCGATCACGCTTGACAGTCGCGGCCCGGTGTTCTATCAGCAAACCCGCGTTGGGCGCGACGGCGCGTTGTTCCGTATACTTAAATTCCGCACCATGCGGCAAGACGCGGAAACCAAAACCGGGCCGGTGCTCGCTGATGAAGAAGACCCGCGCGTTACCCGCATTGGGCGCATCTTGCGCCGCGTTCATCTGGATGAACTGCCGCAGTTGATTAATGTGTTTAAGGGAGAAATGAGTTTGGTGGGGCCTCGTCCTGAACGGCCTCATTTTGTTGAGAAATACCGCAAAGACATACCGTTATATCGCCTGCGGGAAAGTATTCGCCCCGGCATGACGGGCCTCGCGCAGATTCATGGATTTTACAAAACGCCGATGGAACACAAACTGCGTTACGACCTCGCTTACGTCAACAACATGACGTTTCTTCTCGACATCAAAATCATCTTCAATACCGTACGCGTATCGCTTTCCGGGCATGGGACAATTTGA